The genomic region AAGGACTGAAACCGCAGAGGGGACCAGGAGGGCTCTGCAAgctccccctggggggggggggatgagctgggTCCCAGGGCTGAACAGAGGCATGCCCCACTCCCTGGCCCTCCTGTTCTCATCCAAAAGTTGCACATCTGAACACGCTATTTCACTGGCGCTTGGCTGGACAAAGACACGAAGTCAGGCACTGGTCTCtagtgctggggggaggggggtctgtctGTGGGCTCATTGGAGGGTGGGGCAGAGTGGGAGATACAACTCCCCTCGGGCTCAGCTGCACAAGCTGCTAGCTAGCCCCGCAGAGTGAGTGCTCACTCAAGGATGCCTTGGCGGAGGGTATCCTCAGGAGCCACAGGGACAGACGGCTTCCTGGCCACTGCAGAGGGCCCCGGGCGAACCCTTGCCAGTGCTGCGAGGGCCACGCTGAGGCGTGCTGCTGTGTCCTCCTTGCTCAGTGCCCAGAATTTTAAGTACCACTCCGAGTTGAGCTGGGCAGAGCGGCCAAGCGCAGCACATTGTgccaggagggagagagggaggggggggggaggaggagagctttTTCCTGAATGGAGGCTGCCAgtagccagcccccctccctccctccctcccgtgtaGTTAACACATCAGCCGGAGTGAGCTCAGCTACTCAGAAAGGagcctgctgctccccccccccccaaacgggtcccacccccaccaggaGCTGCCGTCACTCAGCCACACGTCTGGAAGTTGCTCCTGGAACGGGAGAGGCATTCCTCCGCTCGCATTCCTGGCAGGGAAAAGGATTCTTCTCCCAGCAGCACTTTCTCGAAAATAGCTGGTCCACgtgggaagacagacagacagacacgggGGGAGAGTCAGAAATGGGGGGGGAGTAAGAAGCCGCTGAGCTTCCCGGCGTCCCCGAAGAGAGCAAGAGGAAAGGCCCCTCCACCTGAGGCCTTGGGGCGCCACGGCCAGTCCGAGGGGACACAGACTTGGGTGGGCCGAGGGGCTAGTCTGGGAGAAGGCAGCCTCGTGGGGTCCCCTGACGTACatccccacccctgccttatgggaACTGGGTGAGAGCTCAGCACGTAGAGGACGGGCGGGAGGAGCAGCAGATCCCCGGGACACCCACAAAAAGACTGACCCCCAACGGACAGGTGTGAAGGCCCTACCTGCTTgcgggaggaagagaaggagtgcTGGCCCACGGCAGCTCCGGGTGACTTTTCAGACCCAGAGAGGAGGGAAGCACCACGGGCTCAGGAACCGGAGACAGCCgttcctggcctcctctgcaggggGCTGAGGCAGAGAGGCTGTGCCCCCCTCGGGGCATGGGGCAGGGCTGGATGCCTGCTGTGCCTTTCACTGAGGCCCCTGGGCCAGGCCCCACTTcagccaggaggaaatggctcaCGTTTCTGGAGGGGAacagagggggtgggggcaggaatcTTCTGGAGGGGATGAGGTGCAAAAAGAAATCCAACCTTGCCTTTAATGGCCAGGGGTTCCTTCAGGGGATAACCCACCAAGCACTCCCCTCCTCGCTGTGTGGCTCCTGGaggcagagccctgcaggacagCTCGGCAAGGGTTAATCTTTCTCGCTGTGCCCCATTAACAGCGGCAGCAGGATCCATTTGGTCATGCTTGACGGTGTGGATGAAcggggagggaggacagaagcACCCCCCCCGCTTGGTCCCCAGGCAGCccttcttgggggtggggatgggggtgagcGGAAAGGCTGGCCCTGCAGGTGTCTCAGGGGCCACTGGCCTCCCCAGCCAGCCTAACCCTCTTCCGGGGAGACACGTCAAAGCCAGAAGCCCTGCCCAGAACAGGCGGCCACCGGAGGCCCACCCGGATGGTCGTGGCCTCCCGGACTCACACGGGCTATGGAGATCTTTCATGGCCAGCTGCCGGCCGGCCGGCAGGGAAGGTAGGCAGATGCTGCGAGGAGAGGAGGGGCTTGCCAGACCGACCCCTTGGGCTATAAAGCGCTGGCTCAGCCCCTGCCACACTCCAAACGGGGGAGCCTTCCTTCCGAGAGAGACGCCCGCCTGCACACGTGTGCCGGGAAGAACCGCCAGCTGCGTGCCGTGCCGCCACAGAGCTTAACCCCTTCTGAACTGGGAGAGCCGAGCAGTCCTGGATGCAGAGCCGGAGGGCCGCTAATCCAGCACGGGAGCCTGTCCAGGGGGGGAACCACACGGCGGAGACAGGCAGGCGGGAGAGCttcatgggaggaggaggaggaggaggaggaggagaggcccgGCGCTAACTGGCCATCCCCTGCGCAAGTCCTTCTTTGAGGATGAAAGCACAGAGCTGAGGGGTCAGGACGCCAAAGGACCCTCCGCCAGCCCCACCTGCCCACACCCCGCCATGTCTTTCGCCATGCTGCGCTCGCCCCCCACCCGCTACCTGTACCCTGAGATCAGCATGTTGTCCGAGGACGAGGAGAACGGCAGCGACAGCTCCGGCTCCGAGGAGAAGCCCTACCACCTGGATGCTGGCGGGTACGGCCTCAAGAGCTCCAAACGCAGGAGCAGCAAGAAGCCCGGCCGGATCAACAGGGAGCCCCGCCAGCGCCACACGGCCAACGCGCGGGAGCGGGACCGGACCAACAGCGTCAACACCGCCTTCACCGCCCTGAGGACTCTCATCCCCACCGAGCCGGCGGACCGGAAACTCTCCAAAATCGAGACCCTCCGCCTGGCCTCCAGTTACATCTCACACCTGGGCAACGTCCTCCTGGTGGGGGAGGCCTGCGGAGACGGCCAGCCCTGCCACACCACGCCCGCCTTCTTCCACcacggcgggggcgggggcggcagcAGCCCCCCCAGGCGCGAAAGCGAGAATGCGCAGCCCAAGCAGATCTGCACTTTCTGCCTCAGCAACCAAAGGAAGATGGTACGTGCGGGCGGGGCCGGGGGGGGCCAGGGCGGGGGGAGGCCGGAGGGGCTCAGAGTTCCCAGGGACGGCCCAACTGCTTCAGTTTCTAAAGGAAAGATGGTACTTCCCTAAGGAGGCAGGGGTTTCCCCTGGTGCCTCTCTCTGTGGGTGTGCGTGGGGTGCGCGTGGGGTGGGGTTGAGCaacagggaggaaagaaaggggcTCTTGGGGGGAGCGAGATGCTTGGGAAGAGTGCTCTGGCCCGCCCCACAGGCTAGGTCACACTGGTTCAGGCGCGGGAGGTGGTAAACGGAGGCTCGGGGAGTGTGGCTTGGCCGCAGagtccaaggagctcagagggaCAGTGGCTCTGAGGTGGAGCACCTGCTTTGATCTCTGGCAGCCTCTCCAGTTCAGAGGGTGAGGTGGGAAGCCTCCggctgagacccaggagagcgcCTGCCAGTCTGAGCGGACAACACTGGCCTTGATGCAC from Paroedura picta isolate Pp20150507F chromosome 9, Ppicta_v3.0, whole genome shotgun sequence harbors:
- the SCX gene encoding basic helix-loop-helix transcription factor scleraxis, encoding MSFAMLRSPPTRYLYPEISMLSEDEENGSDSSGSEEKPYHLDAGGYGLKSSKRRSSKKPGRINREPRQRHTANARERDRTNSVNTAFTALRTLIPTEPADRKLSKIETLRLASSYISHLGNVLLVGEACGDGQPCHTTPAFFHHGGGGGGSSPPRRESENAQPKQICTFCLSNQRKMSKDRDRKTAIRS